ctctggggcggcatggccgtgtttgcttagtctaatggttgacttgtttatctgtgggctatctgatatgattaactatatatatttgcatatgttatgttctgcatgagttttcttgctgggcttcggctcacgggtgctccgtgttgcaggtagggcaaagactgagtcgaccaaccatgagtacggagagcgtgaagcgacgcgtacatgtttggcctgcccgactgctttggttgggggtttattcgaaaatggctgtaataatctatgatttttatgatcaatcaactgtaaactcatttcaagatgtaaatagttttcaaaccttattttgggatcccaaatgtttaatactagaagttttattgaaacgacgcatttttctaagattacagccttaacttttatttagtcacacttttgtttaaaaacttcggttagcgagctcattgcacactgttttgtcttaaaactcacttagtaacggctctaaggaagtagggcgttacagtcaaaatcccttaacaaaagcccaaaaattccCTTCTGTGAACaatgcagcgctacagcgctctaaagagggcgctgtagcgctacaagcagaaccacccccccagaaacaggggctagcgctacagcgccccctgactagcgctgtagcgctagttgcagccagaccaaacccaaaaatcgcttcttgcgatttccttctaccatttcagccccaaacttgtccaaatcattcccaagcccaaaaaaaaacttatcaacacctcacactcatcccaagcatcccaagaactcataccccaagctcaagcaacccaaaactcaagatctaccataatgaacccaaaaaccagaaattcactcaaacaacaaagataaggtctGAAATCATACcgttgatggaaattcgaccttgagttgaaccctaaacctccttagcttgctcctttacaaccttgacctgatttccccaaaaatcccatctatttagctcaaatacacagctcaaaccagtcaagccctaaaactgaaatccccaagaacttacctcaaatttctgatgtgatcttgctaatcccttgccaatcctcaagtctagcttaggatccttgatgcccagcctaccctagctctccactgagcttaactccaagaaaaatgaaggaaaatggttgggagagccacaaaccgattctttggaacaaaaacccttcagcttttctcttttttccttttcttccttctttctttctttttcagccttcactcttttctactaaatccactaagtataaagcccccttttacttatctctaacaagcctaaagaacaaaatgccctcccttaataattctaaacctttatgcccatgtagggacatttagtcatattacccaaattcccactaattcctcaagtgttcctaataattcccgcccgctacccaatacctgattaatcaccaattatacattcctcatcatcaagattaacctcaatatattttccaaattctcatttaaactccccaggcttaacccaagccgggtatagattcccgctttgacttttccgctaacccgctcattctaggatcgtctcgagtcacaaatcacagatatcaacacagtcatgcccaaaatggccaaattacaattatgctctttctaagataatcaggtctacatgcatactaattcacatagtcatgcatctcaaataatcaaatagtcatataatgtgcatttaaatcataatcatgcattaaactcattaaagtcacacacaaaatcccattatgccctccaggtacactactcaaggcccttaagccttaatggagaatttgggtcgttacagcttgagatgggagtgtagtcttttgtaGTTGCTTTGTCAAGGCTGCTACTTGAGCTGTAAGCATTGATATAACATCCAATTCCATcattccagccaccttctttggttgtcccctttcagttggccattgataattattcatcGTTATCTTTTCTAATAGCTCATACGCCTCATCAGCACTCTTACTCATAAAAGCACCTCCCGCCGCAATATCTATAATTGTCTTAGTTGTTCCATTcaacccattgtaaaaattatgcaccaacatccacttttctataccatggtgtggacacttccttaacaactccttaaatcgctcccaagaatcatacaATGACTCTTCTTCCATCTAATAAAAATTATTGATCTCTCCCCTTAGTTTTGCAGCCTTCgttggaggaaagaacttggcaaggaacttctgagctaactcctcccatgtagtgatagaATTAGCCTGTAAAGATATCAACCAACTCTTTTCCCTATCCCTTAGTGAGAATGGGAATAGCCTCAatcttatagcatcatcactcaccccattcatcttgaacgtagctcataactccagaaaattagctatgtgtaaattggggtcctccattggcatacctccaaactgaaCAGTTGATTGGACCATATGAAGGATTGTtagcttaatctcaaaattgtttgcaGTAATGGTTGGAGGTCTGATGCATGAGTGCACTCCtgtaacagtaggaagtacataatctctcaatgttcttggtccttgctcccttggaacctctgcagccccttgaccattattagcaccGTTTCCCAAATTGTCAGCCATGGTAAACTCCAATCTCCTCTTTGTTTTCCAGTTCTGTCTGCATGTTCTTTCAATTTCCAGATCTATTGGTATAATCCCCTTTTCTCTACTGCCCTGCATATACTGAcaattcctgaaacacaatagaaccttgatccaaataaatgttaaacagaaataaaaataaaataaaattaccaaattATAACAAATAACAATTAACTGTGATATTGGAATTTAAgtccccagcaacggcgccaaaaacttgatctatGAAAATttacacgcaagtatacgtggttgAATCAAGTAAAATATAATAAGTAGAGAGTCGATCCCACAAAGACTGCtttccaaataccactaattgattttcaaattctatttggtgatttaaaatttagatgaataattaaaactgaaatgaataCTCTAAACTACGAACAGAATTTAAATAACTGAAAACAAAACAACGAATCAactaatcaataataaaaagcctaggaattaatttcatcaacttttcattctattaattttactaatcaattctaaatatCTTCTTCCTATTCAAATAGCAGGTTAATAgaattgattcctattctttttcaagatataagatctcagtctatatgcaggttttctatatttctgtgataaacttgacatatagaaggcattaagcaaagAAACCTatttactacacaagtcatacaggtactttcgtccaatatgcaacctatgtctatataatgatagcatattcaattctcatctttcgaattttgaatcaaaaccattaaatcaagtaaatagtgatcaaatatttaccagcaataaataaacatcaaatagattagaatagagaagaagtatcaatagaatatcataataaaattaaatagaaatctcaatgactacattaatccctagataaatgaaattagttcatagataacatgatgGAAATAACATTCAAATAATTACTCATAGAAAATAATCTAAGGAATTCAGATGAAAAAAATCCAGAAAGTTAAAACCAGAAAAACAATCTAAAGCAGCAGTCTTTTCTAGATCTAGGGTTTTACAAAATCAAAACTGCCTCTCAAAATAGCATAATAATGTTCCTTAAATTGCCCTccaatgctcccaagtgaaaagaccattttgtccTTCAAGAAGTGGCTAAAAATCTGAAAAACGTGTTTACGGCGCTGTGGCGCTATGTATTGAGCGTTGTAGCACTATAGTAAGGACCAAAATACCCTAAAAATTATTTCAATGGTGTTGTAGCGCCCTTGATGTAGCGCTGGCTttgtagcgttggggcgctacTTACAGATTCAATCAGACTTCATCATCTCCTCCCTGGCGCTTTGGCGCTACATtgatagcactgtagcgctattaACTGTAACATAACTCGTACATATCGACCCCGAAAAACACAATTGTCTCCAAATTAACtatattttcttccactttcacttcatttcACTCTTTCCACCAACTTAGCatggaaaacctgaaacatgaacaaacgagcataattctaCAATAAAATGTTCCTAAACTAACGAAAACCaacctaaaaactagaccataaacgagcctaaaactcgtttatcagtcCAAAGTTGGATGTATCATGATGTCGAACCCCTAAACTTGAGCTATTAACACTAATATGAACCaaatattctacttggctatttttccatacATTCGTCTGACAGCTGTACCCGAGTTGattaattgaactcgtgctaattttagagtacaatataaacaaaaaacttttaatttaagaggaggaAGACGAAGGGAACAaactttgttttatgatttattttataatatatttattttatattgtaaaagaaaagaaaaagttttaaaaaaaaactattcgttattaattagttttttaatttttgagtatttaaaattttatttaattagtttgaaacttttagtattgtttattttcttaatcttgtaaaatatttttttttaatttttaaggatataattattatttttaagaaaaaaaatagttttaattaaaaaaaatacaatttggtAATGGTAAAAGTTTGAGAGGTGAAATTGCTAATTATTTCAGTGCCACATCAACAGTCAAAATGTCATATCATTAATTTGTTAGCCACCTAAGATAAAATCTAACAAAAATCTCATATTtcaattttatgtatagttttggaTAAATTTTTATAATCTCAAATTATTCAATGGTACAATCATTGATTGTACTTcgtgaaaaaaaatattatttattctttttaaaaattgttGTATAAAGAGAAAATGGGTATAGCGCGTGGTGAATCATGAAAGAATGGCGTTTCTTGTCCAGTAAATGCATCTGCTCTCTTCGCAACTCAACTTTTTGGAGACAAAGACCACATGAGGACCTGCCACATGTACTGAAACCTCCTCTACTGTGCGACTCCATCTCTCTGGATTACAACGTGGCCAGCTGTACAGCAGCACCGGGGATATTTTCGTAATTAAAGGTAAAATTTTATTTTGACTTTTGACCAATGAAAAGAAACAGAGGACTTTTGAGGTCCTGCCATGCTCAAAGTTCTCTATGGTGTCaatccaacaaaaaaaaaaaatatgccatataatatattatttattattattgcaatTTCAggataaatttatatatatttatataaaaagaaataaatacAGAGGCAACAAATAAGGGTCAGTGGTGTGAGCTGGACCATTCAAGGGTGTGAGTTGGCCTTAAATGATTGCCCCTTCCAGaaggaataataaaaaaatatcaaacatatttaaatataataaagtcTGCTTTTATTCTATTAAACGATGGCATTCgtcttcttttaaaaaataacgaTGGCATCCGTTTAACACACAAGTATCGGACAGTATTAATCATTTAAAAGCTTACATAAAAGGAGTGAGTATATTAAATCTAAGTCTTAAGTGCATAAAATCAAACTCACAGAGAAAAAATCCAAATCCAAAtccaaatatatacatataacagaaaaaaaaataatacaaaatttaaTGGTCCAAAGACACCTATATCAGTTATTAATTAAGCtatatttgaaaataaatatctACTTTATGTGTGGTTTCTAACACAGAAGTTTttacaaaacataacataattcctaaaacaaaattatttttccgtaatttgtttaaaaaattaCCATGTCGTtatgattaaatattttttatattttgacttatttattttgaaaagaaTGTCGTAATTTAATTGaggcaaaaaaaaaatctattgcAATTTGAAATTAACAAATGTTAATCGATTATTAAAACTaccaatttttaaaattaaaactgaCAAATAGTATTATACTGAAAGTGAAAATTAAATCAGTAACTGCATAAGATGTTAGAGTTGATATTCATATATTACCAACATACCTACATAAAAAAGAGTTTAAACAAAATGGTAAAAATAAGTAACGTAAAAAGAGAAATTTAACGGGAATTAGATGCTTTTATAAATGGGTAAAAATGGTTCAAAGAATGAGTATTAACAAAATAATGTCAGGTATAAACAAAAGTGATTACATATTAAggtattttttaaaactaaaatattaaagGAGGTAAAAAGTGTAAaatcttattaaaaaaaatgttccGAATCCATATGGTATTTCAGCTTTGGACCTCTCCTTTAATTCAGCTTCAGtactattttatttatgttttatttgttACAGTTCTTAAAATAGAAAAAGTAAATCCTAGTAAATACTGATCAAAAGTTCCTCCTCTGTTTACGTTTGGGGAATAGCAGATACAACCATATACATACTGTCTCATGCCATTTCACTATAGACTAAACTCCACTATATcaataaataacaaaaaattaagaaaaaaaacataataagcTTACAAGATTTATAATgaaaattatgtttgtatttcCTCATTGATTTTCATAGTagggaaaaattaaaaaaacgaACTATTAAATTGGTTTCACATTATCTttaaaaattgattaaaaaaacTTAGACCATCATATATGCCCCTAAAATTTGTCTTGTAAATTAATACTTAATCTTGATCTACAATCAGAGTATGGACCTTCAGAATGAGTCAGGGACTTTATAATATACTCttgtttaacaatttttttaatatttatgccTTCCTtgaatgctttttttttttttacttttgtccTGAACAAAGGTTTTGAGGCCGCCACTTGCATATATAACTTGAGGATGGCTTTAGGATAATCCCCATGAAAAGAGTGTGGTTTGGTTTGGCATTGTGTTTAGAAAATGCAATAAGGTGGTCGATTGATGAGTAGGGATCATGGAGCTGGCTGGCTCGTGCAGCCAACAAAATCAGTCACGTCGTGAGCGATGTGGGGAGGGAGTCCACTCATCATAAGTTTATTTCGATAATAATACTATATGTTCGGATTCATGCCATAGACTCGTGCGCTTCctttagaaaatatatataaaaaattacgaaagaaaaagaaaaataaaatgacttCTTCCAAATTTGAGACCTAACAGACAACGAAGAGACCATAGTATGATGTCACCACGCTACCTTTGCTCTCCTTAATATTCTCTCTCACCAAATTATCTGCAGTACCATAATTCACGTGCAGGTAACGTGATGCTTATACCTTCCAGCTTCCAACTTTTGGTAGCTACTAGCTAATGAGGATCACTGGCTTTTACATGTACATATTTTTACTTGAATAACTTGGTCCTGTCCTTTTTCCTCACTTTAGAAAAACAACATATTATTGTTCATGTCTTACGTTTTATGTATCAGCTCTTCTTTCACAATAGAAAATTAGGCCCACCGACCTGATTGTCTCCCCTCTCACAACATtgaaaacaaatgaaaaaaaatctaTATTCCATTCTTATTACTGTGCTATATAAAATTATCGTTCAAATACGAATCAATAGTGAACCGATAGTCAAAATACTTCTCCATTTCACAAggaaaaaagataaatgacattTCTGTAAATTTTGTAGAAAAATATACTATCAATTTTCTTTCTTTGAAGGTATATAAAGTGGAAAAGATGACAAAATTGAGTGAACTACGTCCTTCATGTCATGCAATAATGGATCAAAATGAACACTGATTgtgcatagagaagaaaaacaaTCGTCATATGCTAACTGACTGGCCATATATACTGCAAAAATGGGAAAAGAACGACTTCGGTTCATAGGTTTTGGAGCCATACATCTAAGCAGTCTTCCATGGCGAGCCCACTATACTacgaaagagagagaaagaaatgaTTTACTTTACACAAGTGCAGCCGAGTAAGATAATTAACCGGGTAAAAATAAATCCCTACCCCAATGGAAAGAGATAACTCTTTTAAACATAATTCTTAAGATCGAATTAGAATATTCATATAAAGGATATAACTAATGTAACTTTGCCACCCACGGAGTGCATAAAAGAAGTAGATAGGGAAGGAAAATGAAAAGCTCAAGTGTCCTACTCATTGCCTTGCATGGAGGGAACGACCATATGCTGACCCTGCACCACAATAGCAAAAGAAAAAAACAAGCCAATGTTATAAATCTATTCATTGTGACATGTAACATGTTGTCAcaaaacatataaaatcctaagAAAGTATACCTTCTCCATGTATCTTTCGGTAGTTTTAAAGAAATTTTGATTTTCAAGTTACGGATAAAATATTTGTACTTGTGACCTCAAAGCATGATGCATAAACAGAATCAATACAGCAAAGTAAACATTTGACAAGTATTACAGATAAAAAGAATTTAGTTTTTATTGGAGACTAATTCAACCCGTGATAGACACTCGTTCTAATAAGTAAAAGGCATAAGCACATTATCACTGTTGGTTGTGCTCAAAAATTTTCATCCATTTTATAACAGCAGTTATATTATAGATAGTTTAGACTATCTCTAATAcaagatgtaaattttgtgtcaaatttgacacaaaaaaTAGATAAATGCTATATTTGGCTCAATATTCACAAGATGCAAATTAAGTAATAAACCGaacaattcatttaatatttattgataatatacaaaaaaaataatcttttttttttcatattttttattgtaaaaaagtaaatataaaaaaaatatggttAGTCATTAATTgttgattaataaattaatagcaatatagtaaataaaaaattatatttattgttgtgctaAAATTGGCTCATGTTATATCTTGtaccaaatttggcacaacttttcGCGCATGTTCCAAATTTGacattttttagaaaattattggAGTGATACTTTTGTTAAAATGTGGTAAATATAACAATGCTCCACCTTTTTGGCATTCCATTAGAGATGCTCTTAGATCTAAACCTTCAATAACAAATTTTGCAAATGGCTACCTATACACGTAACATCTGGAAGGAAACAGAGGTTTGAACTTTATTACTATTAATTTAATTACAAGAGGACCATTACAAAAATTAGATGAGGCTTGGGAAAAAGCAAAGCAACTACAAATGGAAGTGGCCTCAGCCCTCATCTagaatttgaaaatagattttctAGTAGACAAATCACTGAACCAGAATCTGACTGAAAACTAATGGTTGTCTACCATAAAGGGCCCCCCTACAATATTttaaaccaacaataaaaaatcaGAAAAATTCAACCTGTATTACCCTTACAAGCCTCCTAATTGTCAATGGATAACTACTTGGTCCAAAAacgaaaagaataaaaaaaatcccaTAAACGAAGAACATATCCATAGGGTACAAAGGCTACATCACATATGGTTTTCAACTAATATAAGCATATAAGACTATTAGGAGCAAAATGTTTAACATAATCAGTGTCACTGCTCGCAAAACATATAATTCCCAGTGCATAAATCATATAGTAATTTCATATTTCTGTGTTtaaattataatacttttttccGTCCATACAAGAGGAAAGGACAACACATTCACAAGCAGGATCAGGAATGTTAACCACTAACGAAAATTTCTGAATCCTCTAATTTCATAAACTTCCTAATGCGAACACATTTAAATGCTTATCTAAGCAACCTTATGATATTTTACTATCTCCCATCTATTAAAAAAGATGGGCCAAATTCAATTGCAGGGTACCATAATGACACATATAAGTGTATGATGCTATCATACAAAGGTAGTATAACAAAAGTTAAACAAAGGGAAATAGTAGAACGGACTCAAGCAAAAATACCCCAATGTTAAAAAGAGGTTTAAGTCTCGGGTCATGTTATTTTGGTGAGGCGAGGCATTAGCCTCAAATATTTAATTGATAAAATATTTCTAGAATACTTAAAAATACAAAGATGAATAATAAATAGTAATAAGGGCATTAAATGAAACCAaatattagaaattaaaaataaaatctaaaacaaACCACAATTACTTAACACATGTAAAAtgttaatcaaattcaaacatAGCATAAAATATCTTAGAAATTATTTAAAACtctaaaataaagataaaaatttAGTTTCTAGAACTAAATACTAGATTCTACtttatttactattattattattatttatttatttatttaaagcaAGAAGCACCATTACAGGAAGACATGCAGCTCAGCAGTCAGCTCTCTAAATTTTGCAGCAAATGCTACGTGAAAGACATGGAATTATGTTTCCAAGTTAATAAAATTCAAGCTGACATTTTCATAACTTAAAGTCTTCAGACTTTTAAATAAAAAGCCCGACATCTTTGATTTTTGCAGCAAAGGCTATGTAAGTTAATAAAATTCAAGCTGGGCactttttattaaattaaaatcttAATGGCTTTTTTCCAACATCTTTAAGATAGGACTTTAAGTCCAATAAACCCAAACTGAGGGAGGCGTGTGCCACCCTCAATTCTGTGAAGCACCATTAAAGGCGGCACTTCACATCAGGGAGGTGTATGCCTCCTTGCAAAACCTCAAGGTTTTTTCAGTCCGCCTCACTTTGAGGCGCACATCAAAACAGCCCTTTGAAACAATGAAAATACCCCACCTTATTgcgaaaatttaaaaaaaaaaaatggatataTAGCCTTTCTTCCAATAAGAGACTAAATTTATTTTTGGGGGGGAGAGGTGGGGAGGGATAAGAGATCAGACACTAGCATTATTCTAATGCCCCCGACTCTGTTTGGAAAATTGGATAGGATTGGATAATTTTACTGTGTTTATGTCATGTAATTAGAGAGCACAACAGAAAAATTAATCCAAATACCACATTCATCCACCTATATAATTTTATCCTACCCAATCCCCTTTTCATATGTATCATTGGCACAGAAATTGAAAATGAACAGTTATTCATATCTCTCTCTTTTCTCCCAATTTGTCATTTACAAAGAAACAACTCActcttttttaattttcttatttccCATCCACACCAAACCAAACAAGCCTGAATTACTTAATTTACAAGAGTACCAAGACTACAGGATTTTAAGCACTGGCACTAGGTTTTATATATCTAGTGTGTAATTGTGTGTATGTTTTACATTAAATATCAAAATTAGTGAGCTTAAAATACTGAGTTGGAAGGGGGTGAAGTACTTTTTCATTTTATTTCAAGGTTCATGTTTACAAGACATGGTTATGTTGAACTTTAACTAAAAAGAAACAGAACAATGTAAAAGCAAAGGCTAAATCATTTGAGGACATTAGAAATTTAGAACTCAAATTATATATTCACATCTTACCATGTAACTGTAAAAAAATTATGCATGCATACATGGgtacaaatatgtatataaaggAGAGATAAATTACTTGGGAATTTATGTAGTTCAATGATCCCTGGTGAACATACTGCCACATTGATTCGAACAAACAGAAAAAGAAAATTTGGTAAGCTAAGGATCTAAAATATACTTTAAGCAAAATAAAACGGTACCATCAACCTCTTCATGTTATTATTATCAGACCTGGGGATTTTGACCAGGTCCAGCTCCCAGTCCATCTCTTTTTCCAGAACCATCACCACCCCTGCCAGATCCTTTGGTGTCTCCCTGACAAGGTTGTTCACCAACATAACCATTCCACTCAGAAAACATTCTACATAAATTTAACACAAACCTAAATGATAATATCAAATTAAAAGGATAAATTTGTTACCTCCAACTGCCACAGTGCAATCACCCCAACAAAATCAgccccatcaataaaataagaaaggaAATGTTAAGAGTTAAATttacaaccaaaaaaaaaaagagaattcattatgaagaaaataaataattacacataaaagtgaTAAGTTGCAGCCGTGATTCATAAGGGGGAAAAACAAACTTCTTCAATTTTCAAATTCTACATAAAGACAACCTGAATTCCCCCTTCTACGATTAAGTTTGTTCATAAATGGCTAAGGTTTTGATATTATTAACCTCAAATATGACTTCGagtaaaatacaaaaaaaaagttTGCTATTATTCATTTTCTTTAGTCTTCACGTCAACAAAACACAAagtaatcaaattcaaattttaagcaTTAATTCAATTCATAGCCAAACAGGAATCGATCATAATAATTCAGTtcagtaaaagaaaaaagaaatcagaagcaaagattcaagatttaccTCCCTGTATCTTGCCAGGTAAGTCTTAAGCGGTTCGATATAGTCCTCAAAACCCAACGTAGCCATTGCCCATAACAAATCATCGCCATTTATCGTCTTTCTCTTCTCCTTTTGGCACTTATCACTCGCCCTAAACacccaaaaagaaaaagaaaaaacaactaCTAATTAGCCAAGAAAATACGTTAAAGACATTTCagaattattattaattttggaAAACT
This genomic interval from Humulus lupulus chromosome 8, drHumLupu1.1, whole genome shotgun sequence contains the following:
- the LOC133798545 gene encoding nuclear transcription factor Y subunit B-1-like — encoded protein: MAEAPTSPAGGSPDSGGEHSPRGSGVREQDRYLPIANISRIMKKALPANGKIAKDAKDTVQECVSEFISFITSEASDKCQKEKRKTINGDDLLWAMATLGFEDYIEPLKTYLARYRELEGDTKGSGRGGDGSGKRDGLGAGPGQNPQYVHQGSLNYINSQGQHMVVPSMQGNE